A section of the Streptomyces sp. SLBN-118 genome encodes:
- a CDS encoding MazG-like family protein, whose product MNHTLDPIWDTVDDLHTWLEQESDLPPQQETLLRMLKLTEEVGEVAQAVVGATGQNPRKGVTHSWQDVESELCDVIITAMVALRTLTPSASEVFAGHLRRVSERSLGAAS is encoded by the coding sequence ATGAATCACACCCTGGACCCCATCTGGGACACGGTTGACGACCTCCACACCTGGCTGGAGCAGGAGAGCGACCTGCCGCCCCAACAGGAGACGCTGCTGCGGATGTTGAAGCTCACCGAGGAGGTGGGCGAAGTGGCGCAGGCGGTCGTCGGCGCGACGGGGCAGAACCCCCGGAAGGGCGTCACGCACAGCTGGCAGGACGTCGAGTCCGAGCTGTGCGACGTGATCATCACGGCGATGGTGGCGCTGAGGACGCTGACGCCGAGCGCGTCGGAGGTCTTCGCGGGGCATCTGCGCCGGGTCTCCGAGCGCTCACTGGGCGCCGCGTCCTAG
- a CDS encoding DUF6087 family protein, whose amino-acid sequence MDDESLSQWAERRDARIGQLRTVPFVSGDGHRGSHLNPDAPRAIQRWNGHMWEPYGFAANLAEARRVPFPNTEVAPSSGSAPKLGPGTGKHRKPRSPR is encoded by the coding sequence ATGGACGATGAATCGCTGTCCCAATGGGCCGAGCGCCGTGACGCGAGGATCGGACAGCTCCGCACCGTCCCTTTCGTGAGCGGCGACGGTCATCGGGGGTCGCATCTGAACCCTGACGCACCCCGTGCGATCCAGCGGTGGAACGGGCACATGTGGGAGCCCTACGGTTTCGCGGCGAACCTCGCGGAGGCGAGGCGCGTTCCGTTCCCCAACACCGAAGTCGCCCCTTCCTCGGGGTCGGCGCCGAAGCTTGGCCCCGGGACCGGCAAGCACCGGAAGCCTCGATCGCCGCGATAG